In a genomic window of Chromatiales bacterium:
- the rplJ gene encoding 50S ribosomal protein L10: MALTLEDKKQIVSEVAAVAADAHSAIAAEYRGLTVEQMTDLRKKARAGGVYLRVVKNTLARRALEGTDFECMNEGLTGQLLLAFSQEDPGAAARVIKDFAKQNEKLNVKLVAISGQLLGASELDRLASLPTKEQAISMLMALMKAPVEKLARTMNEVPGKLVRTVAAIRDQKQASA, from the coding sequence GTGGCATTAACGCTTGAAGACAAGAAGCAGATTGTCTCCGAGGTTGCTGCGGTGGCTGCAGACGCTCATTCCGCGATCGCGGCCGAATATCGTGGCCTGACCGTGGAGCAGATGACCGACCTGCGCAAGAAGGCTCGCGCCGGTGGTGTCTATCTGCGCGTGGTGAAGAACACGCTCGCGCGTCGTGCGCTCGAAGGCACTGACTTCGAATGCATGAACGAAGGCCTGACCGGCCAGCTGTTGCTCGCGTTCTCCCAGGAGGACCCGGGTGCGGCCGCACGCGTGATCAAGGACTTCGCCAAGCAGAACGAGAAGCTGAACGTCAAGCTGGTGGCCATTTCCGGCCAGCTGCTCGGCGCTTCGGAGCTCGATCGCCTGGCCAGCCTGCCGACCAAGGAGCAGGCCATCAGCATGCTCATGGCGCTGATGAAGGCCCCGGTCGAGAAGCTGGCCCGGACCATGAACGAGGTCCCCGGCAAGCTCGTGCGTACTGTTGCAGCCATTCGTGACCAGAAGCAGGCATCTGCCTGA
- the rplL gene encoding 50S ribosomal protein L7/L12, with product MAVSKEDILEAISNMSVMEVVDLISAMEEKFGVSAAAAVAAAPVAAAGAGEAAAEAKDEFDVVMSSFGDNKVNVIKVVRAITGLGLKEAKEMVEGAPSTIKEGASKDEAESIKKQLEEAGAKVELK from the coding sequence ATGGCCGTTTCCAAAGAAGATATCCTGGAAGCTATTTCCAACATGTCCGTCATGGAGGTCGTCGACCTGATCTCCGCGATGGAAGAGAAGTTCGGCGTGTCCGCCGCTGCTGCCGTTGCTGCTGCTCCGGTTGCCGCCGCCGGTGCCGGTGAAGCCGCTGCTGAAGCCAAGGACGAGTTCGACGTCGTCATGAGCAGCTTCGGCGACAACAAGGTCAACGTCATCAAGGTTGTCCGCGCCATCACCGGTCTGGGCCTGAAGGAAGCCAAGGAAATGGTCGAGGGTGCTCCCTCCACCATCAAGGAAGGCGCTTCCAAGGACGAAGCCGAAAGCATCAAGAAGCAGCTGGAAGAAGCTGGCGCCAAGGTCGAACTCAAGTAA
- the rpoB gene encoding DNA-directed RNA polymerase subunit beta, translated as MAYSYTEKKRIRKDFGKRPQILDVPYLLSIQLESYRQFLQLDRKPDEREETGLHGAFRSVLPIVSYSGHVQLEYVSYRLGDPVFDVKECQLRGLTYAAPLRVLLRLVIYDKDAPAGSKVVKDIKEQEVYMGELPLMTENGTFVINGTERVIVSQLHRSPGVFFDHDKGKTHSSGKLLFNARVIPYRGSWLDFEFDPKDAIFVRIDRRRKLPATILLRALGYDSEQILDTFFEKNTIKITKDGFELELVPERLRGETAGFDIVVGGDVLVEKGRRITARHIREMEKAKLKSLAVPSEYLIGKVLAHNVVDTDSGEIIANANDELTAEILQNIREAGLKTFQTIYTNDLDHGPFVSTTLNIDPTRSELEAQVEIYRMMRPGEPPTKEAAQNLFNSLFFTEDRYDLSSVGRMKFNRRVGRDESTGPGTLDKEDILAVLKTLIDIRNGNGQVDDIDHLGNRRIRSVGEMAENVFRVGLVRVERAVKERLTVAESEGLMPQELINAKPVAAAVKEFFGSSQLSQFMDQNNPLSEVTHKRRISALGPGGLTRERAGFEVRDVHPTHYGRVCPIETPEGPNIGLINSLAVYARTNAYGFLETPYRKVENGKVTDEIVYLSAIEEAQYTIAQANATLDKNGKLTDELVSCRQQNEFTLSTPDKIDFIDISPKQIVSVAASMIPFLEHDDANRALMGSNMQRQAVPCLRSEKPLVGTGMERAVAMDSGSTVKARRGGVVDSVDASRIVVRVNDDETVPGEPGVDIYNLTKYTRSNQNTCINQRPLVNPGDVIAVGDALADGSSTDMGELALGQNMLVAFMPWNGYNFEDSILISERVVQEDRFTSIHIEELTCVARDTKLGPEEISADIPNVSEGLLSKLDESGIVYIGAEVKPNDILVGKVTPKGETQLTPEEKLLRAIFGEKASDVKDTSLRVPSGMEGTVIDVRVFTRDGVQKDKRALQIEEDEIAQVRKDLKDQLRIYENDVYSRVENLLVGKIAEGGPNKLKSGSKVTKTYLAEIDREKWFEIRMRNEEVNVQLEALANQIKDQKKAVEKRLVEQKEKLTAGDDLAPGVLKMVKVYLAVKRRMQPGDKMAGRHGNKGVVSMIVPVEDMPYSEDGEPVDIVLNPLGVPSRMNVGQVLETHLGWAAKGLGKKIARMIDAKAKLDELRKFLDTMYNTGGGNKVDLSGLTDEEVMTLAGNLRAGVPMATPVFDGASEDEIKAMLKLADLPESGQTRLYDGRTGDAFDRPVTVGYMHMLKLNHLVDDKMHARSTGPYSLVTQQPLGGKAQFGGQRFGEMEVWALEAYGAAYTLQEMLTVKSDDVAGRNKMYKNIVDGDHRMEANMPESFNVLMKEIRSLGINIELEQD; from the coding sequence ATGGCTTATAGCTATACCGAAAAGAAACGCATTCGTAAGGATTTCGGCAAGCGTCCGCAAATCCTGGATGTACCTTATCTTTTGTCTATACAGCTGGAATCCTATCGGCAGTTCCTGCAGCTTGACCGCAAGCCGGACGAACGCGAAGAGACGGGTCTGCATGGGGCGTTCCGCTCCGTTCTGCCCATTGTTTCCTATTCCGGGCACGTTCAGCTCGAATACGTGAGCTATCGCCTCGGCGATCCCGTGTTCGATGTGAAGGAATGCCAGCTGCGTGGCCTGACCTACGCGGCTCCACTGCGCGTGCTGCTGCGCCTGGTGATCTACGACAAGGATGCCCCGGCGGGCTCCAAGGTCGTCAAGGATATCAAGGAGCAGGAAGTCTACATGGGTGAGCTGCCGCTCATGACCGAGAACGGTACCTTCGTGATCAACGGTACCGAGCGTGTCATCGTGTCGCAGCTGCACCGTTCCCCTGGCGTGTTCTTCGATCACGACAAGGGCAAGACGCATTCCTCGGGCAAGCTGCTGTTCAATGCCCGGGTGATCCCCTATCGCGGTTCCTGGCTCGATTTCGAATTCGACCCCAAGGACGCGATCTTCGTGCGCATCGACCGTCGGCGCAAGCTGCCGGCCACGATCCTGCTGCGCGCGCTCGGCTATGACAGCGAGCAGATTCTCGATACCTTCTTCGAGAAGAACACCATCAAGATCACCAAGGACGGCTTCGAACTGGAGCTCGTTCCCGAGCGCCTGCGCGGTGAAACCGCCGGTTTCGATATCGTGGTGGGCGGTGACGTGCTGGTCGAGAAGGGCCGCCGCATCACGGCGCGCCATATCCGCGAAATGGAAAAGGCCAAGCTCAAGAGCCTGGCCGTGCCGAGCGAGTACCTGATCGGCAAGGTGCTGGCGCACAATGTCGTCGATACCGACAGTGGTGAGATCATCGCCAATGCCAACGACGAACTGACTGCGGAGATCCTGCAGAACATCCGCGAGGCCGGTCTCAAGACCTTCCAGACCATCTATACCAACGATCTGGACCATGGCCCGTTTGTTTCCACGACGCTGAACATCGATCCGACCCGCTCCGAGCTGGAGGCCCAGGTCGAGATCTACCGCATGATGCGCCCGGGTGAGCCGCCGACCAAGGAAGCGGCCCAGAACCTGTTCAACAGCCTGTTCTTCACCGAGGACCGCTACGACCTGTCGTCCGTCGGCCGCATGAAGTTCAATCGCCGCGTGGGCCGTGACGAATCGACCGGCCCGGGTACGCTGGACAAGGAAGACATCCTCGCGGTGCTCAAGACCCTGATCGATATCCGCAACGGCAATGGCCAGGTGGACGACATCGATCACCTGGGCAACCGTCGCATCCGCTCCGTGGGCGAAATGGCCGAGAACGTGTTCCGCGTCGGCCTGGTGCGCGTGGAGCGTGCCGTGAAGGAGCGCCTGACCGTCGCCGAGAGCGAAGGCCTGATGCCGCAGGAGCTGATCAATGCCAAGCCGGTGGCGGCTGCGGTGAAGGAATTCTTCGGTTCCTCGCAGCTGTCGCAGTTCATGGATCAGAACAATCCGCTGTCCGAGGTCACCCACAAGCGCCGCATCTCGGCCCTGGGGCCGGGCGGTCTGACCCGCGAGCGCGCCGGCTTCGAGGTGCGCGATGTGCATCCGACCCATTACGGTCGAGTCTGCCCGATCGAGACCCCGGAAGGTCCGAACATCGGTCTGATCAACTCGCTGGCCGTGTACGCCCGCACCAATGCCTACGGTTTCCTCGAGACGCCGTATCGCAAGGTCGAGAATGGCAAGGTCACCGACGAGATCGTGTATCTGTCCGCCATCGAGGAGGCGCAGTACACCATCGCCCAGGCGAACGCGACCCTGGACAAGAACGGCAAGCTGACCGACGAGCTCGTCTCCTGCCGCCAGCAGAACGAGTTCACGCTGTCCACGCCGGACAAGATCGACTTCATCGACATCTCGCCGAAGCAGATCGTCTCGGTAGCGGCGTCCATGATCCCGTTCCTCGAGCACGACGACGCGAACCGCGCGCTGATGGGTTCCAACATGCAGCGCCAGGCCGTGCCCTGTCTGCGGTCGGAAAAGCCGCTGGTCGGTACCGGCATGGAGCGCGCCGTGGCGATGGACTCCGGTTCCACCGTGAAGGCCCGTCGTGGCGGTGTGGTCGACTCGGTCGATGCCTCCCGTATCGTGGTGCGCGTCAACGACGACGAGACCGTGCCGGGCGAGCCGGGTGTGGATATCTACAACCTGACCAAGTACACCCGTTCCAACCAGAACACCTGTATCAACCAGCGTCCGCTGGTAAATCCGGGTGACGTGATCGCCGTTGGCGATGCGCTGGCCGATGGTTCGTCCACCGACATGGGCGAGCTGGCGCTGGGCCAGAACATGCTGGTCGCCTTCATGCCCTGGAACGGCTACAACTTCGAGGATTCCATCCTCATCTCCGAGCGTGTGGTGCAGGAAGACCGCTTCACCAGCATCCACATCGAGGAGCTGACCTGCGTCGCACGTGACACCAAGCTGGGGCCGGAAGAGATCAGTGCCGATATCCCCAATGTGTCCGAAGGCCTGCTGTCCAAGCTGGACGAGTCCGGCATCGTATACATCGGTGCCGAGGTGAAGCCCAACGACATCCTGGTCGGCAAGGTGACGCCCAAGGGCGAGACCCAGCTGACCCCGGAAGAGAAGCTGCTGCGTGCCATCTTCGGCGAGAAGGCCTCGGACGTGAAGGACACCTCGCTGCGCGTGCCCTCCGGCATGGAAGGGACCGTCATCGACGTGCGCGTGTTCACCCGTGACGGCGTGCAGAAGGACAAGCGTGCGCTGCAGATCGAGGAAGACGAGATCGCACAGGTGCGCAAGGACCTCAAGGACCAGCTGCGTATCTACGAAAACGACGTCTACTCGCGCGTGGAGAACCTGCTGGTCGGCAAGATTGCCGAGGGTGGCCCGAACAAGCTCAAGAGCGGCTCCAAGGTCACCAAGACCTACCTGGCCGAGATCGACCGCGAGAAGTGGTTCGAGATCCGCATGCGCAACGAGGAGGTCAACGTCCAGCTCGAGGCCCTGGCCAACCAGATCAAGGACCAGAAGAAGGCCGTCGAGAAGCGTCTCGTCGAGCAGAAGGAAAAGCTCACCGCGGGCGACGATCTCGCACCGGGCGTGCTGAAGATGGTCAAGGTCTACCTGGCCGTGAAGCGTCGCATGCAGCCGGGCGACAAGATGGCTGGTCGTCACGGTAACAAGGGTGTGGTCTCCATGATCGTCCCGGTCGAGGACATGCCGTACTCCGAGGACGGTGAGCCGGTGGATATCGTGCTGAACCCGCTGGGCGTGCCTTCGCGCATGAACGTGGGCCAGGTGCTGGAAACCCACCTGGGTTGGGCCGCCAAGGGTCTGGGCAAGAAGATCGCCCGCATGATCGATGCCAAGGCGAAGCTCGACGAGCTGCGCAAGTTCCTCGACACCATGTACAACACCGGCGGCGGCAACAAGGTCGATCTGTCCGGGCTGACCGACGAGGAAGTCATGACCCTGGCGGGCAATCTGCGCGCTGGCGTGCCGATGGCCACCCCGGTGTTCGACGGCGCCTCGGAAGACGAGATCAAGGCCATGCTGAAGCTGGCCGATCTGCCGGAAAGCGGCCAGACCCGTCTGTACGACGGCCGCACCGGCGATGCCTTCGACCGTCCGGTGACCGTGGGCTACATGCACATGCTCAAGCTCAACCACCTGGTCGATGACAAGATGCACGCGCGTTCCACCGGTCCGTACAGTCTCGTCACCCAGCAGCCGCTGGGCGGCAAGGCCCAGTTCGGTGGCCAGCGCTTCGGCGAGATGGAAGTGTGGGCGCTGGAGGCCTATGGCGCTG